CGTGCCCTGACGAAGCGGGCACGACCCGTGGGGGTCATCCCGCGCCTGTTGGTTACTTTCGGGGGCGACGATGAAGACAATCTGGCCCTGGCCGCGATGAAAGCCCTGCGCGATCTCCCTGTCCCCTTCGTCGCCGATGTGATCGTGACGGCTGGTCCGGCAGGCCTGGCCACCGTCCGGGATGCCGCGGCCGCCGTCCGGGATCGCTTCCGCGTCAGCGGCCCCACTGACATCGTGCCTCTGATGGCCACGGCCGATCTAGGTCTTTGCGCCGGCGGCTCCACGAGCCTGGAACTTTGCGCCCTGGGGGTCCCGATGGTGATCGTTTCCACCGCCGACAACCAGATCGGAGCGGCCTTCTTGGAAAAGGTCGGCGTGGCCCGGTTTGCGGGCAACGGCAAGGCAACGATGGCTCGTGCCATCGCCACAGTAGGAGAGTTGCTTGCCGATCCGGAACAGTGCCGGACGATGGGATCGCAGGGACGGGCCCTTATCGACGGATGCGGCGTGGACCGCTTGGCGAGATTGCTATTGGAAGGATGCGAGGAATGACCGCCGCACTGTCCCTGGAAAGTAAGGCCGTCGGACCGGGACAGCCCTGTTTCGTGATCGCCGAGGTGGGGGTCAACCACAACGGTGACATGGACTTGGCCTTGCGGATGATCGACGCCGCCGCCGATGCCGGGGTGGATGCCATCAAGTTCCAGACCTTCAAGGCTGAGGAGTTCGTCAACAGCCCGGACGAGGTTTATGAATACATCTCCCAGGGTCAGGCGGTACGGGAATCCATGCTGGCGATGTTCCGGCGGCTGGAATTGCCCCATGCCGAACATGCCCGCCTGTTCGCCCATGCCCGGGCCCGCGGCCTGGTGCCTTTTTCCACTCCCGGCGACGGCCTGGCGGTAGAACTGCTGGATCGGCTGGAAGTCGCCGCCTACAAGCTGGGGTCCGACGATTTCACCTACCTTCCATTCCTGGCCGACCTCGCGGCGAGGGGTAAGCCGCTCATCATTTCCACCGGCATGGCGGACACCGACGACATCGACCGCGCCGTATCGACGATCCGTAGCGCCACCTCCCAGCGCTTCGTATTGCTGCATTGCGTTTCCGAATATCCGGCGCCCGATACCTCGGTGAACCTGCGCAAGATGGCGGCCTTGCGCGAACGCACCGGAGAATGGGTAGGCTTTTCTGACCATAGCGAAGGAATCACCGCCGCTCTGGGCGCGGTCGCCCTGGGCGCCTGCGTGATTGAAAAGCATTTCACACTGGACCGCAACCTGCCCGGCCCCGACCATCGCTTTTCGGCCGATCCTGTTGAATTGACAGCCCTGGTCCGCGAAGTGCGCCGCTTGGAAGCCCAAATGGGAATATCCGAGTTGGTGCCAACGCCGGCCGAGATCGAAATGCGCAAGTTGGCCCGCCGGTCCATCGTCGCGGCCCGCGACTTGCCGGCCGGAACGGTCCTTGCCCCCACCGACCTGGCCTTTCGCCGGCCAGGCACTGGCCTGATGCCTTACCAAGCGGATCTATTGTTGGGCCGACGGCTGCTAGCGGACTCGCCGGCCGGAACCCTTCTTGGGCCCGATCGGGTGGATGCCTGAGCGCCGTGGCGGTAACTCTCCGTCCTGCCCGGGCGTCGGATGCCGAAGAGCTGTTCGCCTGGCGAAACGACCTTTATCTGGTAAGCCGCAGTTCCACCGGACGAGGCGTCTCCTGGGAGGAACATGCGGCTTGGCTGATCCGTACCCTGGCGGATTCCGACCGCTGTCTGCTGGTGATTGCGGTCGACGGCCGGGAAGGCGGCGCGGTGCGCTTCGACCGCCGGGCTCCGGGAGAAGCGGTGATTTCCGTCTACCTGCTGGGACCGCTCACCGGACGCGGCGCCGGAGTCGATGCCATTCGCCAGGGCTGCCTGTACCTGCAGGAGGCATGGGGCCCGACTGCCGTCATCGCTCATGTCCGGGACGACAACGAACCGGGCCGCCGGGCCTTCGCCAAGGCGGGCTTTCGGCCCATTGCCCAGGATGCCGGCTGTCCTGCCGGCCATTCTACCTTCCGCCGGGAATCTCGGCCGTGATCGTCTCCGTCAATCAGCCGGCCTATCTGGCTTGGCTAGGATATTACCAGCGTATCGCGGAGGCGGACCTGCATGTGGTCCTGGACCATGTGCAGTTCGAAAAAAACAGCTACACCAACCGCAATAGGGTGCGAACGGCCCAGGGCTGGACTTGGCTGACGGTGCCGGTGCTGACCAAGGGGCGCTTCGGCGATCTGACCATCGACCGGCTGGAAGTCGATTGCCGGCAAGATTGGGGACGCAAGCACTGGGCGACCTTATCCCAGGCTTACCGCAAGGCCCCCTTCTTCGCCGAGCACGCGCCCTTCCTGGAAACTCTCTACGCCCGCCCTTGGCCGTTGCTGGCCGGCTTGGTTGCGGAGCTGGATGCCTACCTGCTGGCCGCCTTCGGCATTGGAAGCCGGATCGTCGCCAGTTCCGGCCTGGATTGCCGTCTAGCCAAGGACGAACTGGTGCTGGAAATCTGCCGCAAGGTCGGCGCCACTACTTACGTTTCGGGCGCCCTGGGACGCGAGTACCTGCGTGAGTCATTGTTCGCCGAAGCTGGCATTCGCGTGGTCTACCAGGATTACCGCCATCCCGTATACCGGCAGTGCCACGCGGGGGCGTTCGAGCCCTACATGGCGGCGCTCGACCTGCTGCTCAACCATGGGCCCGAAGCATCGGCCATCTTGCGCGACGGCCAGACCTGGAGCCGGGGCCTGCGTCCATGACCGCAAAAGCCCGTCTCTTCCTGTCGACCATCCCGGACGATTTCGACCCCACCCGTGACGCGGCCTTAGGCCCTTGGTGCTTCGGAAGCAGCGAATCCGTCTGGCCGGAATGGGAATTCCAGGGCTTCAGCGATCCCTTTCCAGACTTCGATGACCTGCGCCGGGAAGTCACCCGTTGTCACGGACTGACGGCTTGGCTGTTGCCGCGCGTCGGCGAGGCTCTCAATGCCCGGCACGGAACCAGGCACGGTTCCGCCTTTTGGTGGGTCCAGTTGGTTCCCTGGCTGAAGTTCCTGGCCGAAGCGGCCTGGATCCGGTGGAATTGGGTGGCCGCCTTTGCCAACCGTGGCCCAGGCCAGGCCTTCGCGGTGGAGACCTTTGCCGGGGCGGAAGCCGTGAATTGGCGTTTTGCCGATTCTGGCAGCTTCATTGATGACGGCCTGCTGGACCCGGATTTCGACTTCTGGCTGCTCTCCCTGATCGTCGAACGGCAGACGCCGCCAAGCTGGCGGATTCTTCCCCGGCCGGGACGGGTATCGCTTCCCGAAGAACGGGACCGGGCCTCCCAACCCCCGACCCATACCAGCGCCTTGCGGCAATTTGCCCGCCGGCTGTTCGGGCGGCTGCCGTTCAATAGCGTCCACGGCATGTCCTTGGCCGTTCTACCCTTTTCCGCCCTGGCCGCCTTGAAGCCCGCCAAACCTGCCCTGCCACCGCTGCTGCCCGAACCGATATCCGCTCGGCCCGCTGGTCTTCCCGGCCCCTTCCTGGCGCTGTTGGAGGATATCCTGGTGCCGGCCACCATGCCGATGGCCTTCCTAGATGACTTCGCCCGCCTGGAAGCCGAAGCGGCGGCGAAGGCCTACCGGCCCGGGCGCCTGCTGGTCACCACCGCCACCATCTACAACGATGCCGCCAACCGGGAGATCGGCTTTGCCATGGAGGCAGGAGAGCGGGTGGTGCGCACCCAGCACGGGGCGGTCTACGGCTGCGAGGAATTCACCGCCCAGGTGGAACTTCTGGAATACTACCACGACGCCTTCGTCACCTGGGGCTGGACGGAACAGGATGACCTGCCGGGGCGCTTCCTGCCCTTGCCTTCGCCCTTCCTGTCCAAGCTGGCGAACCGCCATCGCGAGACCACGGGCGATCTGGTTCTTGTCGGTACCCGGTCTCGCTTGCGCCCCAATCAGGTCGATCCGGTTCCGCGCAACGGCTATTGGCCGGCCCACCGGCGGGAAAAGGTCGCCTTCCTCGAAGGGCTGCCGGCGGCCTTGCGTGGTCGGACCCGTTACCGGCCCTACCTGCGGGCCCGGGCTGAAATGCTCGATCTCCCCTATATGCAAGCGCAGGTACCGGGCCTGGCGGTGGTCGATGGCGATCTGACCCGCACCCTCCTGGGTTGCCGCCTCGCCGCCATCGACCATCCGGGGACGACCCTGGCGGTCGCCTTGGCGGCCGACGTGCCGACTCTTTGTTTCTTCGATCCCGACTGCTGGGCTTTCAGCCGCCAAGCCAGACCTTTGGTCGAGGCCCTGCGACAGACCGGCATCCTGCACCCATCCGGAACCGCCGCGGCCGTCCACGCCGCCGCCGTCTGGAACGATATTCCGGGCTGGTGGCGGAGCCCTTCCGTCCAGAAGGCCCGGCAAGACTGGTGCCGCCGTTATGCCTGGGGCGATCGCTTCTGGTGGTGGCACTGGGCCAAGGAGATCGCCCGCCTGTAGCCACCTTGCAAGGCAAGCTGCGACAGGTCCATATTCCGCCCGGGCAAAGCCACCCCGAACCGAGAGCAGGACAAATCCGCCATGGAAAATCATCCCTGGAAAATCGTCATGGGTGACCTGGCCCACGCCACCGTGGGCCGGCATTCGGGCTACATGCCCCTGGCTCTCGGCCTCCTTGCCAGCTATGCGCAGGACCGGATCGGCGCCGACAATGTGACGTTCTCGCTGCATAACGACCCGCTGGACGTTCTCGCCCTGCTGGATACGGAGACGCCGGAAGTCCTGGCGCTGACCAACTATTGCTGGAATGCCGAACTGTCCCGCACCGTCTTCACGCTGGCGCGGGAGCGTAATCCACGGATGATCGCCATTACCGGCGGGCCGGAATTCCCGACCGAAGCGGGAGAGCAACATGCCTATCTGCTGAGCCGCCCGGAGGTGGACTTCTACGTTTTCAACGAGGGCGAGGTGGCTTTCGCGTCGCTGCTGAAGGCGCTGCACGAGGGTACCGATAGGCGGGAATTACAGCGCAATCCCCCGCCGGGCGTCGCGGCGATTGATCCCGGATCGGGCTCCCTGCGGATCGCGCCCGCTCCGCCCCGCCTACAGAACCTGGATGTCATCCCGTCGCCCTACCTTTCCGGGATGATGGACAAGTTCTTCGACGGCACCCATAAACCGTTCATCGAATCCGCCCGTGGCTGCCCTTATGCCTGCACCTACTGCACGGCCGGGGAAAAGTGGTACAGCAAGGTCGCCGAATTCAGCATCGAGCGGATCAAGCGGGAATTGGATTACATCGCCGCCCGAATGAAAGGAGCCAAGGATATTCCCTTGGCCATCGCCGATTCCAATTTCGGCATGTTGAAGCGCGACGAGGAAATCGCCATTCACATCCGCGATCTTCAGGACCGTTTCGGCTGGCCGCAGGCCTTTTCGGTATCCACCGGCAAGTCCCAATTCGAACGGCTGTTACGGGTGGCGGAAATCCTGCAGAAGCGGATCGACATCTCGATTTCCCCGCAGTCATTGAACCCGGACACCACGCGCGCCATCCAGCGGGTCAACCTGGGCGACCGCGAGGGTATGGACAAAATTTATGTGGAACTGCGCAAGCGGGGCATTAAGACCTATGCCGACATGATCGTGCCCTTGCCGGAGGAGACGAAGGAGACCTTCTTCGAGGGCATCCGCAAGCTCTGCCGTTCCAATGTCCAGCGGTCCCAGCCTTTCACCACGATGCTGCTCAAGGGAACCGAACTGGCCGCCGCCGCGACTCGCGAAAAATACGGAATGATCACTAAATTCCGGCTTCTGCCCCGTCAATTCGGCACCTACAGGGAACGGCGATGTTTCGAGATCGAGGAGGTCTGTGTCGGCACCAATTCCATGCCTTTCGAGGATTATCGCGACTGCCGGGGCTTCAGCTTCATCTTCAGCCTGTATGCCCATACCCAGTTCGACGTTTTCGACCGGCATCTGACTGAATGGGGAGTGGAGCGCTTCGACTTCATCCATTGGATCTGGCAGCAGACCAACGAGGCGCTGACGCCCTTGGCCGACCTCTACCGCACCTATTTGACCGAAAGCGTCGGAGAACTGTTCGATAGCCCGGAGGAACTCAGGGCCTTCTTCAGCCGGGACGAGAATTACGAGAAGCTCTTGCGGGGTGAGATCGGCGATAACCTAATGCGCAAATACCGCACCCTGGCCCTGATCGAAAAGGGGTTCGAGGCCATCGATCTGGGGTACCGCGCATTGGTGGCCTTGCTGGAACGGCGGCCCGGCGGTCTGGATGATCGAACTCGCGCCCAGGTCGAAGATGCCCGCGTCTGGGCCTGCTGCGTGCGTGACTTCAGCCGTATCGTCAAGCTGGAGGAAGAGGCCTTCGCTCCCCGTTCCCTGGACCTGGGGTACGACCTGGAAGGTTGGTACCGGGCCGGAACGGAAGGACAAAATCTGGATAGCTTCGAACGCCCAACCAGCTACGTCTTGAACATCAATGGTCAACGTCTGCGCGATTGGGTCAAAGCCGGACAGGGACTCTTCGGTGGCGATATCGCGCTTTGGTTTCCGCGCCATCTCGAATCGTCTGGGTCGATCCGCAGCCTTTGGCGGACCTGCCGCGACCGAGAAGAAGCTGGAACGCTGCCCTCGGGTAGACAGAATCCCTGATGATCGTCTTTCAAGACTTCTCCTTCCTCAGGTTCCTGCTCGTCCTGCCGCAGGTCCGGCGGGACGGTGGCTTCAGCGTGATCGACGGCTTCGGCCTAGCCGAAGATCCCCCTGACGTCGAGGCCCTGGTTATCCGCTGCCGTCGCTGGGTCCCCGGCATCCGGATCGGCGTGATCGACCATTGGCGTTATCCGGACGAGCTCTATCTGGCCCGGAACGAAGGGCCGGAAAGGATCCGCTCCCTGGGAGACCGGATCGGTCGGTCTTGGTTGGCCGGAGCCTTCCGCAGACTCTATCCCGACGAAGGAATCCTGATCGGCTTTCAGAAGCTGATGCTTGAGGAGATGTGCCGGGCCGTCTACTTCCGCCGCATCCTGACCAGGCTGGCGGAAGACGAAGAGTCGCCGATCCTGGCCGTGCCGGAGCAGTCCGACGTTTTCGGCCTGTTGAAGGACATTCCCGGCGTGGCAACGCCTCGCTTGCTGCGGGGATTCCTCCTGCTTCGGGAAATCTTCCGCGCCGGCAAGACGTTAGCGGCCTTCGCCGGAGTATTGGGGCTAAACATCGGGCGCATGCGCCGCCTGCCGCCGCCCCGGTCTGTTCGCTATGCGACTTTCCTGCAGTACGCCAATACCGGAACCGTCGAGGACCAGTCCCATTCCCACCAGGGGCGGATCAAGTCGCAATATAATCGCTGGAACTCCTTTTTCCTGGAGGACGGCGAGGAGTTCCGTCCGGAATCCATCCTCTATTGCTACCTGTTCTGGCGTTTTAAACCGGATTCGGAAGCCAAGCTCGACGCCTTCATCCGCGAGCGCGGCGGCGAGGTCACCCGGGTGCTGGAGCTGCCGCCGTCCCCGGAATGGGTGTTCAAGGGTCAACTTCTTCGGTACGGGCCGGCCATCCTGCCGTCCCTGCTGGCCGCCCTCGCCGCCGGACCTTTCCATTGGCGGCTGGCCATGTCTGCTGTCCGCTTCCTTCACTATTTGAACATCTGGGAAATCTTCCACCTGCACCATCGCCCGGCGGTTACCCTGGGCTACGACGATCTGACGGTGTCCCATATCGCCCGCACCATCGTCGGGCGTCGGCACGGCTTGGTCAATGCCGGAACTCACCACGCCATGATCGGCGGCCCCTACCTTGGCCCGGAAATCGCCTTCGCGCACTACGACCTGCACCTGCATGCCACCCACCACCAGGCGCTGGACTTTTCGCCCTACTGGGATGCCGTGCCGGCCCTGGTGGCCGGTCCCTTGCGAGCCGATCTGGTCTACCGGTCGCTCCAGGACAAAGAACGCCGCGCCGCCTTCGACGCGGCTTACCAGGGGCGGCGCACGGTACTCGTCGCACCGCCCGGCACCGGCAAGGTGACCAAGCGCGAACTTGTCCTGGCCTTCTACCGGACGCTGGCCCGGCTGGCGGCGGAACGGCCGGACGTGGTGCTGGTCTTCCGGCCGCGGTCGAGCTTCTGGTACACGCCGGAATGCGAGGCCATTCTCCAGCCCGCCGTCGACGCCGGCCAACTGGTCATGGAGAACGAGCGCTTCGACACCTACGAACTGGTTGCCTATTGCGATTTGATCGTTGCCACCCTGTCCACCATGATCGAGGAAGCACTGGCCTGTGAACGCAATATCGTTTGCTTTGACTTCTACGAACGCGCTTGGCTATACCGGATTTTCCGCGAGGAACCGGATCTTGTCACCGCCGACGAAGACGAGCTGCTGAAACGCATCTACGCCCGGCTCGACCTCTCCGAGCCCGCACCGCAGACCCTGCGGGCCCGCGACCGGTTGGGGATCGTTGGCGACGGCGGCGCCGTCGGACGGGTCCGGGGCGCCTTGGTCGCCCTCGCGCGGGGAACAGCACCGAAGGATTTGATGGGAACGAAGGACGGACATGACTAAAGTCAGTGTCATCATCACCTGCCACAACTACGGTCGCTACCTGGCCCAGGCGATTGAAAGCGTTCTCCAGCAGACCTTCCGCGACTTCGAGATCATCGTCGTGGACGACGGGAGCACCGACAACACCCCCGACGTAATCAAGGTGTTCGCCCACCACCCCATGGTGCGCACCTTGCGCCTGGATGGAATCGGCCTTGCCCGGTCCGCCAATGCCGCCATCCGCGCCTCAAGCGGGGAGTACATCATCCGCCTTGATGCCGACGATTATTTCGATGAGAACATCCTGCTGGTCCTGGCCAACATCCTTGATCGCCATGCCGAATACGGCATGGTTTTCCCGGATTACTACCAAGTCACCCAGTACGGCGAGGTGATCGACCAGATCCGCCAACCTAAGGTCAACGATGAAGTGAAGCTGCTGGACCGGAGCGCGCTGGCTGCCGGCGCGCTCTATCGCCGGAGTTGCTACGAGGTGATCGGCGGCTATAGCGAGGAATTGCGCTTCAACGAGGACTACGATTTCTGGATTCGCTTCGTCGACCGTTTCCGCGTCTACAATGTTCAGCTTCCGCTGATGTACTACCGGAAGCACAACAACAGCATGTCGACCACGGCGGCGGAGCGCCGGGCCATCGCCCGTCGGCATGTCAAGGCCAAATTCGTGGAACGCGAGCGCGATCTCCAGGACAGGAAGGTCCTTTTCGTCCTGCCCATCATGGCCGAGAACCGTTACCGGCGGCGCCTGGCGCTGACCGAACTGCACGGACGCCCGATGCTGGCCTACGCCATCGAACAGGCCAAGCGGGTCAAACTTTTCGACCGGGTGATCGTCGACACGGAAGATGAGGCGATCGCCGAAGCGGCGCGTGCCGCCGGAGCAGAGGTCCCCTTCATCCGGCCACGCAAGTTGGCGCGCTTG
This genomic interval from Magnetospirillum sp. WYHS-4 contains the following:
- a CDS encoding glycosyltransferase translates to MTKVSVIITCHNYGRYLAQAIESVLQQTFRDFEIIVVDDGSTDNTPDVIKVFAHHPMVRTLRLDGIGLARSANAAIRASSGEYIIRLDADDYFDENILLVLANILDRHAEYGMVFPDYYQVTQYGEVIDQIRQPKVNDEVKLLDRSALAAGALYRRSCYEVIGGYSEELRFNEDYDFWIRFVDRFRVYNVQLPLMYYRKHNNSMSTTAAERRAIARRHVKAKFVERERDLQDRKVLFVLPIMAENRYRRRLALTELHGRPMLAYAIEQAKRVKLFDRVIVDTEDEAIAEAARAAGAEVPFIRPRKLARLTVSTTEVLRHCVRTLDQEEGYRPDLMVVGTFSCPFITAAHMEEALHSLAIFHCDSVIGVGVNLRYHWQPGPHGLEPVLYPRKLVNDQKWVTYEERGGLYALTLDNLHGEHFLGKSVSFVEIDEAEGLRIDSDYHFWLAEQMLKVGFWERRNEEYERFVTTRAAVNP
- a CDS encoding GNAT family N-acetyltransferase, whose protein sequence is MAVTLRPARASDAEELFAWRNDLYLVSRSSTGRGVSWEEHAAWLIRTLADSDRCLLVIAVDGREGGAVRFDRRAPGEAVISVYLLGPLTGRGAGVDAIRQGCLYLQEAWGPTAVIAHVRDDNEPGRRAFAKAGFRPIAQDAGCPAGHSTFRRESRP
- the pseG gene encoding UDP-2,4-diacetamido-2,4,6-trideoxy-beta-L-altropyranose hydrolase, with product MILFRADGGPGIGSGHLMRCLALAQALRDRGEAVGLATVSPDLPAVNEWRGEGAAIIPVGAPRGSRKDGEIALASARHLKARAMVADGYAFDPGYIATLKTSGLPLMQYDDLGLTATVADWVVNQNPGAETCSYPAGTTVLRGLRYLALRRALRALTKRARPVGVIPRLLVTFGGDDEDNLALAAMKALRDLPVPFVADVIVTAGPAGLATVRDAAAAVRDRFRVSGPTDIVPLMATADLGLCAGGSTSLELCALGVPMVIVSTADNQIGAAFLEKVGVARFAGNGKATMARAIATVGELLADPEQCRTMGSQGRALIDGCGVDRLARLLLEGCEE
- a CDS encoding WbqC family protein — translated: MIVSVNQPAYLAWLGYYQRIAEADLHVVLDHVQFEKNSYTNRNRVRTAQGWTWLTVPVLTKGRFGDLTIDRLEVDCRQDWGRKHWATLSQAYRKAPFFAEHAPFLETLYARPWPLLAGLVAELDAYLLAAFGIGSRIVASSGLDCRLAKDELVLEICRKVGATTYVSGALGREYLRESLFAEAGIRVVYQDYRHPVYRQCHAGAFEPYMAALDLLLNHGPEASAILRDGQTWSRGLRP
- a CDS encoding N-acetylneuraminate synthase family protein, which gives rise to MTAALSLESKAVGPGQPCFVIAEVGVNHNGDMDLALRMIDAAADAGVDAIKFQTFKAEEFVNSPDEVYEYISQGQAVRESMLAMFRRLELPHAEHARLFAHARARGLVPFSTPGDGLAVELLDRLEVAAYKLGSDDFTYLPFLADLAARGKPLIISTGMADTDDIDRAVSTIRSATSQRFVLLHCVSEYPAPDTSVNLRKMAALRERTGEWVGFSDHSEGITAALGAVALGACVIEKHFTLDRNLPGPDHRFSADPVELTALVREVRRLEAQMGISELVPTPAEIEMRKLARRSIVAARDLPAGTVLAPTDLAFRRPGTGLMPYQADLLLGRRLLADSPAGTLLGPDRVDA
- a CDS encoding LIC12162 family protein, with product MTAKARLFLSTIPDDFDPTRDAALGPWCFGSSESVWPEWEFQGFSDPFPDFDDLRREVTRCHGLTAWLLPRVGEALNARHGTRHGSAFWWVQLVPWLKFLAEAAWIRWNWVAAFANRGPGQAFAVETFAGAEAVNWRFADSGSFIDDGLLDPDFDFWLLSLIVERQTPPSWRILPRPGRVSLPEERDRASQPPTHTSALRQFARRLFGRLPFNSVHGMSLAVLPFSALAALKPAKPALPPLLPEPISARPAGLPGPFLALLEDILVPATMPMAFLDDFARLEAEAAAKAYRPGRLLVTTATIYNDAANREIGFAMEAGERVVRTQHGAVYGCEEFTAQVELLEYYHDAFVTWGWTEQDDLPGRFLPLPSPFLSKLANRHRETTGDLVLVGTRSRLRPNQVDPVPRNGYWPAHRREKVAFLEGLPAALRGRTRYRPYLRARAEMLDLPYMQAQVPGLAVVDGDLTRTLLGCRLAAIDHPGTTLAVALAADVPTLCFFDPDCWAFSRQARPLVEALRQTGILHPSGTAAAVHAAAVWNDIPGWWRSPSVQKARQDWCRRYAWGDRFWWWHWAKEIARL
- a CDS encoding radical SAM protein; amino-acid sequence: MGDLAHATVGRHSGYMPLALGLLASYAQDRIGADNVTFSLHNDPLDVLALLDTETPEVLALTNYCWNAELSRTVFTLARERNPRMIAITGGPEFPTEAGEQHAYLLSRPEVDFYVFNEGEVAFASLLKALHEGTDRRELQRNPPPGVAAIDPGSGSLRIAPAPPRLQNLDVIPSPYLSGMMDKFFDGTHKPFIESARGCPYACTYCTAGEKWYSKVAEFSIERIKRELDYIAARMKGAKDIPLAIADSNFGMLKRDEEIAIHIRDLQDRFGWPQAFSVSTGKSQFERLLRVAEILQKRIDISISPQSLNPDTTRAIQRVNLGDREGMDKIYVELRKRGIKTYADMIVPLPEETKETFFEGIRKLCRSNVQRSQPFTTMLLKGTELAAAATREKYGMITKFRLLPRQFGTYRERRCFEIEEVCVGTNSMPFEDYRDCRGFSFIFSLYAHTQFDVFDRHLTEWGVERFDFIHWIWQQTNEALTPLADLYRTYLTESVGELFDSPEELRAFFSRDENYEKLLRGEIGDNLMRKYRTLALIEKGFEAIDLGYRALVALLERRPGGLDDRTRAQVEDARVWACCVRDFSRIVKLEEEAFAPRSLDLGYDLEGWYRAGTEGQNLDSFERPTSYVLNINGQRLRDWVKAGQGLFGGDIALWFPRHLESSGSIRSLWRTCRDREEAGTLPSGRQNP